The window ATCGGTTGAAAATGCTGTATCTGTTTTTAATATAGAATCAGATGATGTAAAAGGTCGTATCATTGGAAGAGAAGGAAGAAATATAAGAGCTCTAGAAAAAGCAACAGGAGTAGAAATAATTGTAGATGATACTCCGGAAGCCATTCTTTTATCTTGTTTTAATCCTATACGAAGAGAAGTAGCTAGACTATCTCTTCATAAGTTAGTAATAGATGGACGGATACACCCAGCAAGAATTGAAGAAATAGTAGCAAAAACTGAAAAAAAAATTGAAGAAGAAATACTAGAAATAGGAAAAAAAAATATAATAGATTTAGGTATTCATGGAATACATACAGAATTAATTCGAATGATAGGAAGAATGAAATATCGTTCTTCTTATGGACAAAATCTTTTACAACATTCTCGTGAAGTAGCACATTTAGCAGGAATATTAGCTTCTGAATTAGGATTGAATGCTAAATTAGCAAAACGTGCAGGATTACTGCATGATATAGGAAAAATTCCTGAAATAGAATCGGATCTTCCTCATGCTATTTTAGGAATGCAGTGGGCAGAAAAATATGGAGAAAATACGGAAGTTTGTAATGCAATAGGATCACATCATGATGAAATAGAAATGAAAGTATTGATATCTCCCATAGTGCAAGTTTCAGATTCTATTAGTGGAGCTCGTCCTGGAGTTAGAAGAAATTCTTTTGAATCCTATTCCAAAAGATTAAAAAATTTGGAAAAGATAGCTTTCAGTTTTTATGGAGTTAATAAAGCTTTTGCTATACAAGCAGGAAGAGAGTTACGCGTTTTGGTAGAAAGTAATAAAATTGATGATAAAAAAGCTTTTCAATTATCTTGTGATATAACAGAAAAAATAAAAAATGAGATGACTTATCCAGGTCAAATAAAAGTTACTGTAATTAGAGAAACTAGGGCAGTACAAATAGCTAGATAAAATAAAAATAAAAATTATGAAAGACTTTTCCATTACTTCTTTTATTGAAAAATACTTTCTTCATTTTAATGCTTTAACTTTATTAGAAGCTGCTAAAGCATATAAATATCATATTCAAAATAATGGAAAAATGATGATTACACTAGCTGGTGCAATGAGTACGGCTGAATTAGGTAAAATATTAGCTGAAATGATCAGAAAAGATAAAGTTCACATTATTTCTTGTACAGGAGCTAATTTAGAAGAAGATATATTAAATTTGATAGCTCATTCTCATTATAGAAAAATACCTAATTACAGAGATTTAACTCCTGAAGAGGAAAAAAACTTTTTAAAAAAAGGATATTATAGAGTAACAGATACTTGTATCCCAGAAGAACAAGCTTTTAAAAAATTACAAAAATATATTTTTAAAATGTGGAAAAAAGCTCAAAAAAAATCAAAACGTTATTTTCCTCATGAATACATTTATCAATTATTATTAGAAAATATTTTAGAACCCTATTATAATATTGATTCAAAAGATAGTTGGGTATTAGCTGCAGCAAAAAAAAATATACCTATGATCGTACCAGGATGGGAAGATAGTACTATGGGAAATATTTTTGCTTCATTTTGTATAAAAAAACTATTTCAACCTTTTCTTGTAAAAAATGGAATAGAATATATGATGCATTTAGCTAAATGGTACCAAAAAGAATCCGTTAAACATAAAATTGGTTTTTTTCAAATAGGAGGAGGCATTTCCGGTGATTTTCCTATTTGTGTAGTACCAATGCTATCACAAGATGTAGGATTACATCCTACTCCATTTTGGGCTTATTTTTGTCAAATTTCTGATTCAACTACTAGTTATGGATCTTATTCAGGAGCTATTCCAAATGAAAAAATTACTTGGGGAAAACTTGATAAAGATACTCCAAAATTTATGATTGAATCAGATGCTACTATAGTAGCTCCACTTATTTTTGCATATATATTAAATATGTAACTTTATTTAAAATATCATTTTTAATGAGTAAATATGATCTTGTTGTAATTGGATCTGGGCCAGGAGGGTATATTTCTGCTATTAGAGCAAGCCAATTAGGCCTACGTACTGCAATTATAGAAAAATATAAAAATTTAGGCGGAACATGTTTAAATGTAGGGTGCATTCCTTCTAAATCTCTTTTAGATTCTTCTAAATATTTTTCATTAGGA of the Blattabacterium cuenoti genome contains:
- the rny gene encoding ribonuclease Y; the protein is MKIDVGFSILMGFVVGIVACYFFGKKTILKKYIQFLEKANFQAKKIIKNAEKEGESIKKNKMIQAKEKFIELKSKYEKDVHIRERKIMDIENRTKEKKNRLSKEIEIYFKRNNRLEEKIHDYENKYKFLQKKQEEFKNMHIKQVELLEKISNFSSEEAKNKLIELLKGEAKVKAQSHIQNIIEESQLTAKMEAKKIVIQAIQRIGTEESVENAVSVFNIESDDVKGRIIGREGRNIRALEKATGVEIIVDDTPEAILLSCFNPIRREVARLSLHKLVIDGRIHPARIEEIVAKTEKKIEEEILEIGKKNIIDLGIHGIHTELIRMIGRMKYRSSYGQNLLQHSREVAHLAGILASELGLNAKLAKRAGLLHDIGKIPEIESDLPHAILGMQWAEKYGENTEVCNAIGSHHDEIEMKVLISPIVQVSDSISGARPGVRRNSFESYSKRLKNLEKIAFSFYGVNKAFAIQAGRELRVLVESNKIDDKKAFQLSCDITEKIKNEMTYPGQIKVTVIRETRAVQIAR
- a CDS encoding deoxyhypusine synthase family protein — its product is MKDFSITSFIEKYFLHFNALTLLEAAKAYKYHIQNNGKMMITLAGAMSTAELGKILAEMIRKDKVHIISCTGANLEEDILNLIAHSHYRKIPNYRDLTPEEEKNFLKKGYYRVTDTCIPEEQAFKKLQKYIFKMWKKAQKKSKRYFPHEYIYQLLLENILEPYYNIDSKDSWVLAAAKKNIPMIVPGWEDSTMGNIFASFCIKKLFQPFLVKNGIEYMMHLAKWYQKESVKHKIGFFQIGGGISGDFPICVVPMLSQDVGLHPTPFWAYFCQISDSTTSYGSYSGAIPNEKITWGKLDKDTPKFMIESDATIVAPLIFAYILNM